In Mucilaginibacter sp. KACC 22063, the genomic stretch TGCTTTTCAGGTGGTTATCGCGCATGTTGTTTTCAGAATTAATGCTTGCCGCATCAATTGAGGCATCAATGCTGCTGGTATTCAGATGAGCATCATCAAAACGGATATCAGCGGCAACCTCGCCAAATACACCATCGGTATTGATACCCATATTTTTGATCTGGTATTTAACAGATGATCTGGTTACTGTTTGTTTTACCTGTGCAAAGGCAACCGTAGCTGCCAACATCAACGTAATAAGAATATACTTTTTCATATTTTTACTAATGTATTCAAACATATATAAAATATATGACGTAAGTATTACTACCTTGGTTTACTAATGTTAAAACATTTAATTCCCACACGTTCGGCAATTGCACATCTGCGCTTTGTATTTTCCCTTTTTTTATTGCCTGTATTTTGCTTCGCATACAGCCAGGCGCCGCAGATAATAACCGGAAAAGCCGTTTTGATCTTTTTTATCTGGCATTTTCTGGCTTTCCCGGCAAGCAATGGTTATAACAGCTATTTTGACAGGGATGAAGATAGTATAGGCTTACTCGAGAAACCGCCAGCCGTAGATATATCACTTTATTATTTTTCGATATTTATCGAAGCGCTTGCCTTTTTACTCGGTTTATTCATAAGCTGGCAATTTGCCGCGGCCGTATTGCTTTATGGTATCATGTCAAAGTTATACAGCCACCCCTCAACCCGGTTAAAAAAATATCCAGTCATCAGCTTTTTAACTGTGTTTATCTTTCAGGGATGTTTTATATACTGGACTACCTACACCGCCCTTG encodes the following:
- a CDS encoding UbiA family prenyltransferase, which encodes MLKHLIPTRSAIAHLRFVFSLFLLPVFCFAYSQAPQIITGKAVLIFFIWHFLAFPASNGYNSYFDRDEDSIGLLEKPPAVDISLYYFSIFIEALAFLLGLFISWQFAAAVLLYGIMSKLYSHPSTRLKKYPVISFLTVFIFQGCFIYWTTYTALAGVSIFNKWDTHFIIAGVISSLLIGASYPLTQVYQHEEDSSRGDRTLSIVLGYKGSFIFSGALFATAIALTFIYWHHISLLPFYVFLVCSAPVFIFFNYWFYLVGKSTANANYKNAMRMNFISAGCMLLYFGGLMVVRIFS